The window TTATGAATGCCAATCCTTTTACCAAGGGTCATCGCTATTTAGTTGAAAAGGCAGCATCTGAAAATGATTATGTGTATGTTTTTGTTGTCAGTACTGATGCTTCTTTGTTTAACAGTGAAGAACGTTTGCAACTAGTCAAGAAAGGAACGACCGACTTGAAAAATGTTTTCGTTGTTTCCGGTGGTGATTATATGGTTAGTTATGCTACTTTTCCTGCTTATTTCTTGGCATCCGATCAGACGGTGATTGAATATCAAACGACTTTGGATGCCTTGATATTCAAAAATCAAATTGCTCCTGCTTTAAATATTCAGACCCGTTTTCTTGGGGAAGAGCCCTTTTCGAAAACTACCGGAATTTATAATCAAGTTCTTAAAAAAGTATTGCCGCCAATTGTGGCGGTTAAAATCATTCCACGAGCGAAAACTCAATTTAAAACGATTATCACTGCGACTAAGGTCCGACAGTTAATTGCTAAAAATAATTTAGTCCCGTTAAAACAGTTTCTACCTTCGACAACGATTAAATACGTGGAAGAACATAAAGATGAACTGCAATTGAGAATTAAGAAAGGAATCAATATCAATGGAAATTAAAAAAACTGCATTAGCAGGGACAACGGAATCGTCTGATATTCAAATTACCTTGAGCAAAGGTAATGATGGCATTGATGTCGATTTAACTTCTGATGTAAAAAAACAATTTGGCGATCAGATTATTAAAGTTATCACTGATACTTTAAGCAAGTTCCAAATTACCAATGCAAAAGTCAGAGCTGTCGACAAAGGCGCGCTTGATTGCGTTATAAAGGCAAGAACCGTCGCAGCGGCTTCCCGAGCCTTGAATCAGGAAGATCAAATTAATTGGGAGGTGCTTTGATGGCTGCAGCTGATGAACGTTTACGCCGCACGATGATGTTTGTTCCGGGCAATAATCCGGCAATGTTAAAGGACGCCGGAATTTACGGAGCTGACTCGATTATGTTCGACTTGGAAGATGCCGTTTCTTTGAGCGAAAAAGATGCGGCAAGAATTCTTGTCTTCAATGCTTTAACAACTCAGGACTATGGTGATGCTGAATTGGTCGTTCGTGTTAACGGACTTGATACGCCTTTTTTCAAAAATGATGTTTATGCGATGGTTAAAGCCGGCGTCGATGTTATTCGTTTGCCTAAGACAGAATCAGCTGAGATGATGCGGCAACTGGAATCGGTAATTGAAGAGGCGGAAAAAAAGTTTTCGATTGAAGTCGGTACAACGCATATGATGGCCGCAATCGAATCTGCCAAAGGGGTTTTAAATGCTCCGGAAATTGCAGCCGCTTCTGATCGAATGATTGGAATTGCTCTTTCTGCCGAAGACTATACGACAGATATGAAAACTCATCGTTATCCGGATGGAGCTGAATTGGAGTTTGCTCGCAACATGGTTTTGCACGCGGCACGTGCAGCTGGAATTGCAGCTTTTGATACGGTCTTTACAAACATGAATGATACTGAAGGCTTTATTCGCGAGACCAAGTATATTCATCAACTTGGATTTGATGGAAAATCCTTGGTTAATCCACGACAAATTCCACTTGTCAATCAAGTTTACGCACCAAGTGAATCCGAAATAGAAAAAGCCGAAGACGTTATCAATGCGATTGAAGAAGCCAAGGCGAAAGGTTCAGGAGTTATTTCTTTGAATGGACAAATGGTCGATCGCCCGGTAGTCTTACGGGCCCAGCGAGTTATGAAATTAGCTAAGGCCAGTCACTTAATTGATCAGGAGGGTAATTACATTGAAAAATAGAGTTGGTCGTGAAATACCTGATGATATTTTAAAAGACAAAAATTATAAAGCATTCGAGACGACTGAAATTGGTCATCCTGATAAACAACGGGTTGCGCCGATTGTAACGGTTACAAATGGTGACAACAAAGTTGTTAATTCAATTAAAGAAATTGTCGAGAAACTCGTTAAAGATGGCATGACGATTTCTTTTCACCACCATTTGCGTGAGGGCGATCAGATTTT of the Oenococcus sp. UCMA 16435 genome contains:
- the citD gene encoding citrate lyase acyl carrier protein; this encodes MEIKKTALAGTTESSDIQITLSKGNDGIDVDLTSDVKKQFGDQIIKVITDTLSKFQITNAKVRAVDKGALDCVIKARTVAAASRALNQEDQINWEVL
- the citC gene encoding [citrate (pro-3S)-lyase] ligase; the protein is MQIKNVSLKNKKDLQIWEEFLTEHGINNFGSAEISKVDETIALFEDRRMLATGSLAGNVLKYIAVESEGSSSEFNTILSQLTNLAAGKGIFHLFVFTKPKYSKAFQFIGFKELAQSSDAALLESGDYLIGDYLAELPRVVNQGEKKIAGIVMNANPFTKGHRYLVEKAASENDYVYVFVVSTDASLFNSEERLQLVKKGTTDLKNVFVVSGGDYMVSYATFPAYFLASDQTVIEYQTTLDALIFKNQIAPALNIQTRFLGEEPFSKTTGIYNQVLKKVLPPIVAVKIIPRAKTQFKTIITATKVRQLIAKNNLVPLKQFLPSTTIKYVEEHKDELQLRIKKGININGN
- the citE gene encoding citrate (pro-3S)-lyase subunit beta codes for the protein MAAADERLRRTMMFVPGNNPAMLKDAGIYGADSIMFDLEDAVSLSEKDAARILVFNALTTQDYGDAELVVRVNGLDTPFFKNDVYAMVKAGVDVIRLPKTESAEMMRQLESVIEEAEKKFSIEVGTTHMMAAIESAKGVLNAPEIAAASDRMIGIALSAEDYTTDMKTHRYPDGAELEFARNMVLHAARAAGIAAFDTVFTNMNDTEGFIRETKYIHQLGFDGKSLVNPRQIPLVNQVYAPSESEIEKAEDVINAIEEAKAKGSGVISLNGQMVDRPVVLRAQRVMKLAKASHLIDQEGNYIEK